A stretch of the Acyrthosiphon pisum isolate AL4f chromosome A2, pea_aphid_22Mar2018_4r6ur, whole genome shotgun sequence genome encodes the following:
- the LOC100574406 gene encoding uncharacterized protein LOC100574406 — MSYKSKKHMYLKKEIDSLFHKPFYDKCYVSLTEFTAEEIANYKLSLIKNKDKTPEEVDHISKNNNTLKDNKTSKSDKRSKDDKKSKDVKTSRDDKKSKDVKTSRDDKKSKDVKTSRDDKKSKDVKTPKDDKTTKENTSIDDEPAKKKQKLDTNGIDVLKFVLSREGETHKFKSQFKSSLKLNKEIASTSTAEEVPIVVDCQEPIVIDCEESTTSANSSATNVKQKLWVKDLKKMMDADNYIKWLKIINYKNKPNHPTNGMKKLAVAKLPISGTIRKPLSGLKVADLKHDVYVKKYKKEHLVKIERLYKKYFSKSVQDAIVIIANILNIISISNKHYKTRVDESFKKRSEAEKLKKRCDANRLHGRHKKILETKLKINFVDVVSSFEFSEFDTAFHMFFLSILTVLRVLDHRQFKRGGIFKNVILLVRDSLKNSDCDHPKIFSMFRSKTFQPDCVDLISLIENSQDIDSGVSNRMSLFFVSTVNSWEYFQAVIDAVTGDSNEDLALLIDNATFQCSINSEFKDPIDSSNAQYSDDKIPATQTIPSTINSDEIIQNWSLAKYPDGTFQQIPVLKGNKTQTIGNTAVKPSILTGQTLNTFYQSFSSSLHDKTFEPSTSKVIPTNKCFVVAPTISHSPFVKLTASLSKTALPIPATPTTFVIIKPAVPNNISMANSSLNRAEGKTIIVGNKQYKFVKGPTGELRAVVNKTKTFVKPPPTIKTKCYSRNCTKPVTIMCSSCTSVKYCSNICQQHDWYDGHINDCHHLLNKK, encoded by the exons GagcttaattaaaaataaggatAAGACACCCGAAGAAGTTGATCATatatctaaaaacaataatacattaaaagacAATAAAACGTCTAAAAGCGATAAAAGGTCAAAAGACGATAAAAAGTCTAAAGATGTTAAAACATCTAGAGATGATAAAAAGTCTAAAGATGTTAAAACATCTAGAGATGATAAAAAGTCTAAAGATGTTAAAACATCTAGAGATGATAAAAAGTCTAAAGATGTTAAAACGCCTAAAGATGATAAAACAACTAAAGAAAACACATCTATAGACGATGAGCctgctaaaaaaaaacaaaaattggatACAAATGGAATAgatgttttgaaatttgtattatcTAGAGAGGGTGAAactcataaatttaaatcacaatTCAAGTCTTCATTAAAACTCAACAAAGAAATTGCGTCTACCAGTACAGCAGAGGAGGTACCCATAGTAGTTGATTGCCAAGAACCCATAGTAATTGATTGCGAAGAATCTACCACATCTGCTAATTCTTCAgctacaaatgtaaaacaaaagcTCTGGGTCAAGGATCTTAAGAAAATGATGGATGCAGATAATTACATAAAGTGGctgaaaataatcaattataaaaataaacccaatCATCCAACAAATGGCATGAAAAAGTTAGCAGTCGCTAAACTCCCTATAAGCGGAACTATAAGAAAACCTTTAAGCGGACTTAAAGTAGCTGACCTTAAACACGATGtatatgtcaaaaaatataagaaagagCATTTAGTTAAAATTGAAAGATTATACAAAAAGTATTTCAGCAAATCCGTACAAGATGCTATCGTGATTATTGcaaatatactcaatataatttcaatttctaaCAAACATTACAAGACACGAGTGGATGAATCTTTTAAGAAAAGATCTGAAgctgaaaaacttaaaaaaagatGCGATGCCAACCGATTACATGgaagacacaaaaaaattctagaaacaaagttgaaaatcaattttgtagaCGTTGTATCATCTTTTGAATTTTCAGAATTTGATACTGCATTTCACAtgttttttctaagtattttaacTGTACTTCGAGTTCTGGATCATCGTCAATTCAAAAGAGGCGGTATCTTTAAAAATGTGATACTTTTAGTACGGGATAGTTTGAAGAACAGTGATTGTGACCATCCCAAAATTTTTTCAATGTTCCGGTCAAAGACATTTCAACCTGACTGTGTTGATTTAATAAGTCTAATTGAAAATAGTCAAGATATTGACTCTGGAGTCAGCAATCGCATGTCTTTGTTTTTTGTATCAACAGTAAACAGTTGGGAATATTTTCAAGCAGTTATTGATGCTGTCACCGGTGATTCAAATGAAGACCTGGCGTTATTAATCGATAATGCAACTTTTCAATGTTCCATTAATTCAGAGTTTAAAGATCCTATAGATTCATCAAATGCACAATATTCAGATGACAAAATACCAGCAACACAAACTATCCCTAGCACTATCAATTCTGatgaaataattcaaaactggtCCCTAGCCAAATATCCAGATGGAACTTTCCA acaaataccTGTGCTAAAGGGTAATAAGACCCAAACCATTGGTAATACTGCAGTAAAACCGTCAATTTTAACTGGCCAGACGTTAAATACCTTCTATCAATCATTTTCTTCTTCACTACATGATAAAACTTTTGAACCTTCTACTTCTAAAGTGATACCAACAAACAAATGTTTTGTTGTCGCGCCAACCATTTCCCACAGTCCTTTTGTGAAACTAACAGCGTCTTTGTCAAAAACTGCATTACCAATACCAGCAACACCAACGACATTTGTGATTATCAAACCAGCAGTtccaaataatatatctatggcAAACAGTTCTCTTAATAGAGCTGAAGgtaaaactataatagttgGTAACAAACAGTATAAATTCGTTAAGGGGCCAACAGGTGAATTGAGAGCAGTTgtcaataaaactaaaacatttgTTAAACCACCACCAACCATTAAGACCAAA tgcTACTCGAGAAATTGTACCAAGCCTGTAACAATAATGTGCAGTAGCTGTACATCGGTGAAATACTGTTCCAATATTTGCcaa CAACATGACTGGTATGATGGTCACATAAACGACTGTCATCATCTGCTAAACAAAAAGTAG
- the LOC103309890 gene encoding uncharacterized protein LOC103309890, with protein sequence MVQCWVPLCSHISNRETCKFFRFPANYVECKVWAKSVRRADTYPTKNNKICSCHFKDGLRENGPTQFEWNKNSSFSFTSPEKYTKRKKVDSASCSQENESSIIIENSTTTETYVLTPTNSKSDEVEKYFLHKINDARKLDDAV encoded by the exons ATGGTTCAATGTTGGGTTCCGCTGTGTTCTCACATTTCCAACCGAGAAACCTGCAAGTTTTTTAGATTTCCAGCTAATTATGTTGAATGTAAAGTCTGGGCTAAATCAGTGAG AAGAGCAGATACATATCccacaaaaaataacaaaatatgtagttGCCATTTTAAAGATGGTTTAAGAGAAAATGGACCTACTCAATTTGAATGGAATAAAAACTCATCCTTTTCATTTACATCTCCtgaaaaatataccaa gcGTAAGAAGGTAGACAGTGCATCATGTTCACAGGAAAACGaaagttcaattattattgaaaatagtaCAACAACTGAAACTTATGTTTTAACACCTACAAATAGTAAAAGTGATGAAGTTGAAAAGTATTTTcttcataaaattaatgatgCACGAAAGCTTGATGATGCTGTTTGA